A window of the Puniceicoccaceae bacterium genome harbors these coding sequences:
- a CDS encoding pyruvate dehydrogenase complex dihydrolipoamide acetyltransferase, with product MAELIEMPKLSDTMSVGTIVSWLKKEGDSVASGDMIVEIETDKATMEMEVFSDGVLLKQYVKAGGQVAVGEPICAIGNKGEKAPDVTPSAGDEPAKEDAKQESKSKEKQEEASSSASPSDSGSKAESSQASSSGGSPSSDTSNSSDGKRIKASPLAKKIAAEKGVDIAQVKGSGPGGRIVRKDVLEAAEKGTATPRAASSAAGTAASAPVSGPGIGETVDLPVSNMRAVIAKRLLESKTQIPHFYLDIEVDMGPLLEMRSLINAKTSSLPKEQGGFKFSVNDFILKAATEALREVPAANASWMGDHIKQHGEVHMAFAVAVEEGLVTPTIKNAHLKGLRQISAEAKELIAKAQNKKLKPDEMSGSTFTVTNLGMYGIHSFYGIINPPNAAILSVGATVRKPVVNAKGEIVPGDRMHVGLSGDHRIVDGAVGAQYLKALKEIIENPAMMLI from the coding sequence ATGGCTGAACTCATTGAAATGCCCAAACTCAGCGATACCATGTCCGTCGGGACCATCGTATCGTGGCTGAAAAAAGAGGGCGACAGCGTCGCTTCCGGAGACATGATCGTCGAGATCGAAACCGATAAGGCGACCATGGAAATGGAGGTATTTTCCGATGGCGTCCTGCTCAAGCAGTATGTCAAAGCAGGTGGACAGGTCGCCGTGGGCGAACCCATTTGCGCCATCGGAAATAAGGGCGAAAAGGCACCCGATGTAACCCCTTCCGCTGGTGATGAACCCGCGAAGGAAGATGCAAAGCAGGAATCCAAATCCAAGGAAAAACAGGAGGAAGCATCCTCCTCCGCGTCCCCATCTGATTCGGGTTCCAAGGCGGAATCCTCCCAGGCAAGCAGCTCCGGTGGGTCGCCATCATCCGACACTTCAAACAGCAGCGATGGCAAGCGCATCAAGGCCTCTCCGCTCGCGAAAAAGATCGCTGCGGAAAAGGGAGTCGACATCGCACAGGTGAAGGGTTCAGGTCCCGGTGGTCGCATCGTTCGCAAGGATGTGCTCGAGGCCGCTGAGAAGGGAACCGCTACACCCAGGGCGGCGTCATCCGCTGCGGGTACGGCAGCCAGTGCCCCCGTTTCAGGTCCAGGCATTGGCGAAACCGTCGATCTGCCAGTCAGCAACATGCGTGCTGTCATCGCAAAGCGCCTACTCGAATCCAAGACGCAGATCCCCCACTTCTATCTCGATATCGAGGTCGATATGGGGCCGCTGCTCGAGATGCGTTCCTTGATCAATGCCAAAACCAGCTCGCTGCCCAAAGAACAGGGAGGCTTCAAGTTTTCGGTCAATGACTTCATTCTCAAGGCTGCCACCGAGGCCCTGCGCGAAGTTCCCGCCGCCAATGCATCCTGGATGGGAGATCACATCAAACAGCACGGTGAGGTGCACATGGCCTTTGCCGTCGCGGTTGAGGAGGGTCTCGTTACACCGACGATCAAGAATGCACACCTCAAGGGGCTGCGCCAGATCAGTGCCGAGGCCAAGGAATTGATCGCCAAGGCGCAGAACAAGAAGCTCAAACCTGACGAAATGTCCGGCTCCACCTTCACGGTGACCAATCTGGGCATGTATGGCATCCACAGTTTCTATGGCATCATCAATCCGCCCAACGCCGCCATCCTCTCCGTCGGTGCCACTGTTCGCAAACCCGTGGTCAACGCCAAGGGCGAAATCGTTCCCGGCGACCGCATGCATGTGGGACTGAGCGGCGATCACCGCATCGTCGACGGTGCCGTCGGCGCACAGTATCTCAAGGCATTGAAGGAAATCATCGAAAACCCTGCGATGATGCTGATCTGA